One Proteinivorax tanatarense DNA segment encodes these proteins:
- the pknB gene encoding Stk1 family PASTA domain-containing Ser/Thr kinase, with translation MVGQKLANRYHIIEKIGSGGMAVVYKARCTLLNRIVAVKVLKNQFIHDQELVRRFRREAQASAGLSHPNIVGIYDVGQDKDNYFIVMEYVAGQTLKDYIKDSKLNPNEALNFAKNICKALKHAHDNSIIHRDIKPQNILLTKEKHVKVTDFGIAKAVNNDQTLTMQNTNTVLGSVHYFSPEQAKGNYAGVQSDIYSLGIVMYEMLTGNLPFEGDSPISIAIKHIQEPIKPIIELDNDMPMGVSNIVKKAVTKNKDLRYKSAEELLNDIRSWLNYGEVDIETTEEVDQTQRFSMGEIDNKSLDEKNEEPKQKKKKSLTKGKKILISLLVLVVFIGGGYALTRRALYVPEVTVPNVEGLSLSEAIYELEELGLEYIIEGEEHNNMPTNHVLYQSPSAGAARREGREVSLVLSLGPQYIDVPDVVGESERGAINTLSESGFEVEVNREYDNTVESGKVISQSPRGGSLQREETVSILISEGPKPVDMPSLTSKDLNEATDLLEQLGLEYTTRWIQPQGDSPGGIVIEQYPSSDGEILPGQTIVELDVRPYERVEEVVQVDADFFGTHVRIVVEDIEGVNTVVDERVFVGGRNEEFVITYWEGGEVRVFVDGELQ, from the coding sequence ATGGTAGGGCAAAAATTAGCAAATAGATATCATATAATTGAAAAAATAGGCAGTGGAGGGATGGCTGTTGTTTATAAAGCACGGTGCACTTTACTTAATAGAATCGTTGCAGTTAAAGTGTTAAAAAATCAGTTTATTCATGACCAAGAGCTTGTACGTAGGTTTCGGCGAGAAGCTCAGGCTTCAGCAGGCCTTTCTCATCCTAATATAGTAGGTATTTATGATGTAGGTCAAGATAAGGATAATTACTTTATAGTTATGGAATATGTTGCAGGGCAAACTTTAAAAGATTATATTAAAGACAGTAAATTAAACCCAAATGAAGCCTTAAACTTTGCTAAAAATATATGCAAGGCTTTAAAGCATGCCCATGACAATTCAATTATTCATAGAGATATTAAACCACAAAATATTTTGTTGACAAAAGAAAAGCATGTTAAAGTTACAGATTTTGGCATAGCTAAGGCTGTTAATAATGATCAAACATTAACTATGCAAAACACTAATACTGTTCTTGGTTCTGTCCACTATTTTAGTCCAGAACAAGCTAAGGGCAATTATGCAGGCGTCCAGTCTGACATTTATTCTCTTGGTATAGTGATGTATGAGATGCTTACAGGAAACTTACCATTTGAAGGAGATAGCCCCATATCTATAGCTATAAAGCATATACAAGAACCGATAAAACCAATTATTGAACTAGATAATGATATGCCTATGGGAGTTTCCAACATAGTTAAAAAGGCCGTAACTAAAAACAAAGATTTGCGATACAAGTCAGCTGAGGAGCTTTTAAATGACATAAGAAGTTGGTTAAATTATGGGGAAGTTGATATAGAAACTACTGAAGAGGTAGATCAAACTCAACGCTTTTCTATGGGGGAGATAGATAATAAATCTTTGGATGAGAAAAATGAAGAACCAAAACAAAAAAAGAAAAAATCGCTTACAAAAGGAAAAAAAATACTTATCTCTTTACTGGTTCTTGTGGTATTTATAGGAGGAGGATATGCACTCACTAGAAGGGCATTATATGTTCCAGAAGTAACAGTTCCTAATGTTGAGGGATTATCATTATCAGAGGCTATATATGAATTAGAAGAGTTAGGATTAGAGTATATTATAGAAGGTGAAGAACATAATAATATGCCAACAAATCATGTTTTATATCAAAGCCCGTCAGCTGGTGCAGCTCGCCGAGAAGGTAGAGAGGTATCTTTAGTTTTAAGTCTTGGACCACAGTATATTGATGTTCCAGATGTTGTAGGAGAGTCAGAAAGAGGAGCTATAAATACTTTATCTGAATCTGGCTTTGAAGTTGAAGTGAATCGCGAGTATGATAATACGGTTGAAAGTGGTAAAGTTATAAGTCAGTCTCCACGAGGAGGCAGTTTGCAAAGAGAGGAAACGGTATCCATCCTTATAAGTGAAGGGCCTAAACCCGTAGATATGCCTAGCTTAACTAGCAAAGATTTAAATGAAGCTACTGACTTGCTAGAACAGCTTGGCTTAGAGTACACTACAAGATGGATTCAGCCTCAAGGCGATAGCCCTGGAGGTATTGTTATTGAGCAATATCCTTCTTCAGATGGTGAAATTTTGCCTGGACAGACAATTGTAGAGCTTGATGTAAGACCTTATGAACGGGTAGAAGAAGTTGTTCAAGTTGATGCTGATTTTTTTGGTACTCATGTGAGGATTGTGGTTGAAGATATAGAAGGGGTTAATACTGTAGTTGATGAAAGGGTTTTTGTTGGTGGTAGAAATGAAGAATTTGTTATTACTTATTGGGAAGGTGGAGAAGTAAGAGTGTTTGTTGATGGTGAACTACAGTAA
- the rsmB gene encoding 16S rRNA (cytosine(967)-C(5))-methyltransferase RsmB, which yields MGDKSNARAQSIRALMQIERNNSYSNLVVNEFLKKHDFSKEDKGLFTKIVYGVIANKSFLLWVLKKYVKRPHKQQAWLKYTLMTSLYQIAFLDNVPDYAVVNEGVNFVKRYNYKKVSFVNAVLRNIVREKDEFFKVPTDDFLQYLSIRYSYPIWIVEEFSKVVSTNEQLESLLVAMNSSHKTTIRVNTLKNSKQDLLTNLREKGIDVATVDKCEDALVFNTSTPLQRIEELKSGKCFVQSLGSILVGEIANPKPKDVVLDMCAAPGTKTTHLAQLMNNVGKIYACDVHKHRVNLIKESCIQADAQIVEAIHLDSTKANSYFTKKFDLVLLDAPCSGLGVIANKPDIKWNKKKDDLKSITKLQTDLISNGIKLLKSKGTLIYSTCTLTKSENEDIVNAAIKKDNSISLKSERRILPDKENTDGFYIAEIQKK from the coding sequence ATGGGAGATAAATCAAATGCAAGAGCTCAAAGCATTAGGGCTTTAATGCAAATTGAGCGAAACAATAGTTATTCTAATTTAGTTGTCAATGAGTTTTTAAAAAAACATGATTTTAGCAAAGAGGACAAGGGGTTATTTACTAAAATAGTGTATGGTGTAATAGCCAATAAAAGCTTTTTACTTTGGGTTCTTAAAAAATATGTAAAAAGGCCACATAAGCAGCAAGCTTGGTTAAAGTATACTTTAATGACATCCCTTTATCAGATTGCCTTTTTAGATAATGTACCAGATTATGCTGTGGTTAATGAAGGTGTTAATTTTGTAAAACGCTATAACTATAAAAAGGTATCATTTGTAAATGCCGTTCTTAGAAATATAGTTAGAGAAAAAGATGAGTTTTTTAAAGTTCCAACAGATGATTTTCTCCAGTATCTTTCAATAAGGTATTCTTATCCTATTTGGATTGTTGAAGAATTTTCGAAAGTTGTTAGTACAAATGAACAGTTAGAAAGTCTTTTAGTGGCGATGAATTCTTCACATAAGACAACTATTCGAGTTAATACATTAAAAAATAGTAAGCAGGACTTACTAACTAATTTGCGTGAAAAAGGAATAGATGTAGCTACTGTTGATAAATGCGAGGATGCTTTGGTGTTTAACACAAGTACTCCTTTGCAGCGTATTGAAGAGTTAAAAAGTGGTAAGTGTTTTGTGCAAAGCTTAGGTTCTATTTTGGTTGGAGAGATAGCAAATCCTAAACCAAAAGACGTAGTCTTAGATATGTGTGCAGCTCCAGGCACTAAAACAACCCACTTAGCTCAGCTAATGAATAATGTGGGAAAGATTTACGCTTGTGATGTTCATAAACACAGGGTTAATTTAATTAAAGAGTCCTGTATACAAGCTGATGCACAGATAGTGGAGGCAATTCATTTAGACAGTACGAAAGCTAACAGTTATTTTACTAAAAAATTTGATCTGGTTCTTTTAGATGCTCCTTGTAGTGGGTTAGGAGTTATTGCAAATAAACCAGATATAAAGTGGAATAAAAAAAAGGATGATCTTAAGAGTATTACAAAACTTCAAACGGACCTTATTAGCAATGGTATCAAATTATTAAAATCAAAAGGAACTTTGATTTATTCTACATGTACGTTAACTAAATCAGAGAATGAAGATATTGTAAATGCGGCAATAAAAAAGGACAATTCGATTTCGTTGAAATCTGAAAGGCGTATTTTGCCGGACAAGGAAAATACTGATGGTTTTTATATAGCAGAAATTCAAAAAAAGTAA
- the fmt gene encoding methionyl-tRNA formyltransferase, whose amino-acid sequence MRVVFMGTPDFAVPTLRVLNENYDLVSVVTQPDRKKGRGQKKLFSPVKTFANEHELPILQPNTVKSKDFIAKVESLSPDVIVVVAYGQIIPKQILELPPLGCINVHGSLLPAYRGAAPIHWALLKGEKTTGVTTMLMDEGMDTGDILIKRTVTISDQDNVATLHERLSKVGATTLIETLDKLKSQEIVPQPQNSKLATYAPKLTKDLCKINWSEDNIKVFNRIRGLNPWPGAYTYFRGARVKVFESEISNKDYKKTCGEVISVDHKGLLVQSKNSSIYLKVLQPENKKKMDAISFVNGYNIKEGENFEEKRRG is encoded by the coding sequence ATGAGAGTTGTATTTATGGGAACACCTGATTTTGCAGTTCCTACCTTAAGAGTTCTTAATGAAAACTATGATCTTGTCTCCGTAGTGACTCAACCAGATAGAAAAAAAGGGAGAGGGCAAAAAAAACTTTTTTCACCAGTTAAAACATTTGCAAATGAACATGAATTACCAATACTACAGCCAAATACAGTAAAAAGCAAGGATTTTATAGCAAAAGTAGAAAGCTTATCTCCAGATGTCATTGTTGTAGTAGCTTATGGGCAAATTATACCAAAACAGATTTTAGAATTGCCTCCTTTAGGCTGTATAAATGTTCATGGCTCATTGCTGCCTGCGTATAGAGGGGCGGCTCCTATTCACTGGGCATTACTTAAAGGTGAAAAAACTACAGGTGTAACAACTATGTTGATGGATGAAGGTATGGATACAGGTGACATATTAATAAAAAGGACAGTAACGATAAGTGACCAAGACAATGTAGCAACTTTACACGAAAGATTATCAAAAGTTGGTGCTACTACCTTAATAGAAACCTTGGATAAACTTAAATCTCAAGAGATAGTACCTCAACCACAGAACTCTAAATTAGCTACTTATGCACCAAAGCTAACAAAAGATTTATGTAAGATAAATTGGTCTGAAGATAATATCAAGGTTTTTAATAGAATTAGAGGTCTTAACCCGTGGCCTGGTGCCTATACCTACTTTAGGGGGGCGAGAGTTAAAGTGTTTGAAAGTGAAATTTCAAATAAAGACTATAAAAAAACATGTGGTGAAGTTATTTCGGTTGATCATAAAGGGTTGTTAGTTCAATCGAAAAATAGTTCAATTTACTTAAAAGTCTTGCAACCTGAAAACAAGAAGAAAATGGATGCTATCTCTTTTGTAAATGGATACAATATTAAAGAAGGAGAGAACTTTGAGGAAAAGAGAAGGGGATAA
- a CDS encoding zinc metallopeptidase — protein MFFGTGIFFFDSGLIFFVLPAGLFAMYAQGKVKSAYARYSKVMSNKNMTGAQVARTLLDKKGLHDVDVELTGGHLSDHYDPKARKVRLSREVHNGSSLASLAIAAHETGHANQHDEGYFFLTFRNNFVPIAQFGSSLAMPLFLIGFIFTTGQGDGPTYLMDLGIAFFSLALIFQLVTLPVEFNASSRAMSSLTNMGIIDEQERKGTKEVLNAAALTYVAATAVALAQLLRLILLRNSRK, from the coding sequence ATGTTTTTTGGTACAGGGATTTTTTTCTTTGATTCAGGTTTGATATTTTTTGTCTTGCCGGCAGGACTTTTTGCTATGTATGCTCAAGGAAAGGTAAAGTCAGCATATGCAAGGTATTCAAAGGTTATGTCTAACAAAAATATGACAGGTGCTCAAGTTGCACGTACTCTATTAGATAAAAAAGGTTTGCATGACGTTGATGTAGAGTTAACAGGAGGTCATCTTTCTGATCATTATGATCCAAAGGCCAGAAAAGTAAGGTTATCTAGGGAAGTTCATAATGGTAGCTCTTTAGCTTCTTTGGCAATTGCAGCCCACGAAACTGGTCATGCTAATCAACATGATGAAGGGTATTTTTTTCTAACCTTTAGAAACAATTTCGTGCCTATAGCTCAATTTGGAAGTTCTTTAGCTATGCCATTGTTTTTGATTGGTTTTATATTTACTACCGGTCAAGGGGATGGACCTACTTATTTAATGGATTTAGGTATTGCTTTTTTCTCATTGGCTTTGATTTTTCAATTAGTAACGTTACCTGTCGAGTTTAACGCATCAAGTAGAGCGATGAGTTCTTTAACAAATATGGGGATTATAGATGAGCAGGAGAGGAAAGGGACAAAAGAGGTTCTTAATGCAGCAGCTTTAACTTATGTTGCAGCTACAGCAGTTGCCTTAGCACAACTATTGAGGCTGATTTTGTTGAGGAATAGTCGGAAATAA
- a CDS encoding Stp1/IreP family PP2C-type Ser/Thr phosphatase has translation MKIGGKTHCGYQREVNQDYFTYGENSNFSYMIVADGMGGHLAGEIASKKAVDFLKNKLDSTDDVVQLKTLIEQVNQDVYKISKENKDLNGMGTTLTVVIISGSYLNVGHVGDSRVYLFRDDKLSQLTTDHSLVADLVRHGQLSEKEAEKHPQRNILTQAVGTDRVVKVQSTSHRLKSYDKVLLCTDGLTKFLKHKEISDIMSQKEVNEICDRLIKAALKKGGADNVTVAVADVGEVKEVN, from the coding sequence GTGAAAATTGGTGGCAAAACTCATTGTGGTTACCAAAGAGAAGTGAATCAGGATTACTTTACTTATGGAGAAAATAGTAATTTTTCTTATATGATTGTGGCAGATGGTATGGGGGGACACCTAGCTGGAGAAATTGCCAGTAAAAAGGCGGTTGATTTTTTAAAGAATAAGCTAGATAGCACTGATGATGTAGTTCAGTTAAAAACGTTGATCGAGCAGGTAAATCAAGACGTATATAAAATATCTAAAGAAAATAAGGATTTAAATGGGATGGGTACTACTTTAACGGTAGTAATTATATCAGGTAGTTATCTTAATGTAGGTCATGTCGGTGATAGTCGTGTATATCTTTTTAGGGATGATAAACTATCCCAACTAACTACAGATCATTCTTTAGTTGCGGACTTAGTTAGGCATGGGCAACTATCAGAAAAAGAAGCAGAAAAACACCCACAACGTAATATTTTGACTCAAGCGGTTGGAACTGATCGCGTTGTAAAAGTCCAATCTACTAGCCATAGATTAAAGTCTTATGATAAGGTATTGTTATGTACTGATGGTTTAACAAAGTTTTTAAAACATAAAGAAATTTCAGATATAATGTCGCAAAAAGAAGTAAATGAAATTTGTGACAGGTTAATAAAAGCGGCTTTAAAAAAAGGTGGAGCTGACAATGTTACTGTAGCTGTGGCAGATGTCGGAGAGGTTAAGGAGGTGAATTAG
- the rlmN gene encoding 23S rRNA (adenine(2503)-C(2))-methyltransferase RlmN — translation MVNLVGLDIKTMEEKLASYVKQKFRVKQIHEWIYHKQVSSFMEMSNLPLKLRQELTDNFVIGDIRVKDKQISADGTKKFLLKFPDGALTEAVLMKYEHGVSICLSTQVGCKMGCVFCSSGEDGFVRNLSKAEIIEQFWAIQRITKERIKNVVIMGMGEPLDNYDNVLDFIRFVNDEQTYNIGIRNITLSTSGLAPQIYKLAEEELGITLALSLHASNQGKRQKIMPISKSYPIKEVIDACRYYCDKTKRRITIEYALINNFNDSDKDAFELANLLSGLLCHINLIPLNDSLSEHGFVKSSDERVKSFQKVLQKIGFKTTIRRELGSDIDAACGQLKKRNI, via the coding sequence GTGGTAAATTTAGTAGGATTAGACATTAAAACTATGGAAGAAAAATTAGCTTCATATGTAAAACAAAAATTTAGGGTTAAGCAAATACATGAGTGGATTTATCATAAGCAGGTATCTTCTTTTATGGAGATGTCCAATTTGCCTTTAAAACTTAGGCAAGAGCTGACAGATAATTTTGTTATTGGCGATATTCGTGTTAAGGATAAGCAAATTTCAGCAGATGGAACAAAGAAGTTTTTGCTTAAATTTCCTGATGGAGCGTTAACTGAAGCAGTTTTAATGAAATATGAGCATGGTGTAAGTATTTGCTTGTCTACTCAAGTTGGGTGTAAAATGGGTTGTGTATTTTGTTCCTCGGGGGAAGATGGCTTTGTTAGAAATCTTTCTAAAGCAGAAATAATTGAGCAATTTTGGGCAATCCAGAGAATTACTAAGGAGCGTATAAAAAACGTCGTAATTATGGGTATGGGGGAACCTTTAGACAATTATGATAATGTTTTGGATTTTATACGGTTTGTGAATGATGAACAGACGTATAATATCGGGATTAGAAATATTACCCTTTCCACTTCCGGCTTAGCGCCCCAAATATATAAACTGGCAGAGGAAGAGCTAGGCATTACCTTGGCTTTATCTTTGCATGCTTCGAACCAAGGGAAAAGACAAAAAATTATGCCTATTTCAAAAAGCTATCCAATCAAAGAAGTGATTGATGCATGCCGCTACTATTGTGATAAAACAAAAAGAAGGATTACTATTGAGTATGCGTTAATTAACAATTTTAATGATAGTGATAAAGATGCTTTTGAATTGGCTAATCTTTTATCAGGGTTATTATGTCATATTAACTTAATACCTTTGAATGATTCTTTAAGTGAGCATGGTTTTGTAAAAAGTTCAGATGAAAGGGTTAAGAGTTTTCAAAAGGTATTACAGAAAATTGGGTTTAAGACGACAATTAGGCGAGAGTTAGGAAGCGATATTGATGCGGCGTGTGGTCAATTAAAGAAAAGAAATATTTAG
- the rsgA gene encoding ribosome small subunit-dependent GTPase A, translated as MYKALSGFYYVKAENNSCFQCKARGKLKKEKIKPFVGDKVEISTISTTEGVIEEVLPRKNLFHRPTVSNIDQLVIMIASEQPKPDFLLVDTLLALAESHQVESLICVTKVDLNNDIVDFVKSRFSNSKYPVLGISNKSLVGIENLRKYLSGKISCLSGQSGVGKSSLINTINKDVNFKVGDISRKIKRGKHTTTHSSLVEIFDNSFIVDTPGFSNISLEQIDIQDLPRLFNEFELYSCKFSTCSHTEENNCGVIEAVKTGDIHLQRYNNYLMLRKKIKQIKERY; from the coding sequence ATATATAAGGCTTTGAGCGGATTCTATTATGTAAAAGCTGAGAATAATAGTTGCTTTCAATGCAAGGCGCGAGGTAAGCTGAAAAAGGAAAAGATTAAGCCATTTGTAGGAGACAAAGTTGAAATTTCTACTATAAGTACTACAGAGGGAGTAATAGAAGAAGTTTTGCCTAGAAAAAATTTGTTTCATAGACCAACTGTTTCTAATATAGACCAACTTGTTATAATGATAGCGAGTGAACAACCGAAGCCTGATTTTTTATTGGTGGATACTTTGCTTGCTCTAGCAGAATCTCATCAAGTAGAAAGTTTGATTTGTGTAACAAAGGTTGATTTAAACAATGATATTGTAGACTTTGTAAAAAGTCGTTTTTCCAACTCTAAATACCCAGTGTTAGGGATATCAAACAAAAGTTTAGTTGGAATCGAAAATCTAAGGAAATATTTAAGTGGAAAAATTTCTTGTTTAAGTGGTCAAAGTGGAGTTGGTAAATCATCACTAATTAACACTATAAATAAAGATGTAAATTTTAAGGTTGGAGATATTTCAAGAAAAATAAAGAGGGGTAAACATACTACAACTCATAGTTCGCTGGTAGAGATTTTTGATAATAGTTTTATAGTAGATACTCCAGGGTTTTCTAATATTTCGCTGGAACAAATTGATATTCAAGACTTACCTAGACTTTTTAATGAGTTTGAATTGTATAGCTGTAAGTTTAGCACATGTTCCCATACAGAGGAAAACAACTGTGGTGTTATAGAAGCAGTTAAAACAGGAGATATACACCTACAAAGGTATAATAATTACCTTATGTTGAGAAAAAAAATAAAGCAGATAAAGGAGAGATATTAA
- a CDS encoding DUF116 domain-containing protein has product MTHKVEGYQKRLFLSLLIVALLLLGGFTLLLFSGIIGDSIIVKILINILLITFIVFLIVISLGILVLLESIAFKKVPKSLQKLGWLSIKVLYPVVFFLAKLFKLDKEKIKGSFIAINNEMMREVYGKIKGDDLLVLLPHCIQKASCKVKVTHDINNCKRCNKCDLSAILDLKDQYNFNLYVATGGTAAREVVKKCKPKGILAVACERDLFSGIIDCKPLPVVGLLNQRPNGPCYNTIIDQQELNDKLKNMLREEC; this is encoded by the coding sequence ATGACACATAAAGTAGAGGGGTATCAAAAACGGCTTTTTTTATCATTATTAATAGTGGCACTTCTGTTATTAGGTGGCTTCACTTTATTGTTGTTTAGCGGTATTATAGGAGATTCTATAATTGTAAAAATTTTAATAAATATTCTCTTAATAACTTTTATTGTGTTTTTAATTGTTATAAGCTTAGGAATCTTGGTTTTACTTGAAAGTATTGCATTTAAAAAAGTACCAAAATCTCTTCAAAAACTAGGTTGGTTAAGCATAAAAGTATTATATCCTGTTGTGTTTTTTTTAGCCAAACTATTTAAACTAGATAAAGAAAAAATTAAAGGTTCATTTATAGCAATTAACAATGAAATGATGAGAGAGGTTTACGGAAAAATCAAAGGTGATGACTTGCTGGTACTGTTGCCACATTGTATACAAAAGGCAAGCTGTAAAGTAAAGGTAACCCACGATATTAATAACTGTAAGCGATGTAACAAATGTGATCTTTCTGCTATCCTAGATTTAAAGGACCAGTATAATTTTAATCTTTATGTTGCAACTGGAGGTACAGCTGCTAGAGAAGTTGTTAAAAAATGCAAACCTAAAGGAATACTAGCGGTGGCATGTGAAAGAGACCTTTTCAGCGGAATAATTGATTGCAAACCTCTTCCGGTTGTAGGGTTATTGAACCAACGACCAAATGGCCCTTGTTATAATACTATTATCGATCAGCAGGAGTTGAATGATAAATTGAAAAATATGTTAAGGGAGGAATGTTAA
- the def gene encoding peptide deformylase: MAIRQVLQDENPILRKKSIPVKEINQETIRLLDDMHDTMVDYEGIGLAAPQVGVLKRVIVVQLGEELPKIELVNPKIEKTIGEKSDLEGCLSVPGVFGEVKRAEEIVVSGLNRTGKKIKFNAQGMLSRALQHEIDHLDGIIFTDKVDKLVEG; this comes from the coding sequence ATGGCAATTAGACAAGTTTTACAGGATGAGAATCCAATTTTAAGAAAAAAATCAATTCCCGTAAAAGAGATTAACCAAGAAACAATAAGATTATTAGATGATATGCATGATACTATGGTTGATTATGAGGGGATAGGTTTAGCTGCGCCACAAGTTGGGGTGTTAAAAAGGGTTATAGTAGTGCAATTGGGGGAGGAACTACCTAAGATCGAGTTAGTTAATCCGAAAATAGAAAAGACTATAGGAGAAAAATCAGATTTGGAAGGGTGCTTAAGTGTACCAGGAGTTTTTGGTGAAGTTAAACGGGCTGAAGAAATTGTTGTATCTGGGCTGAATCGTACAGGTAAAAAAATAAAATTTAATGCGCAAGGAATGCTTTCTAGGGCTTTGCAGCATGAAATAGATCATTTAGATGGTATTATATTTACAGATAAAGTAGACAAACTGGTGGAAGGTTAG